Part of the Zonotrichia leucophrys gambelii isolate GWCS_2022_RI unplaced genomic scaffold, RI_Zleu_2.0 Scaffold_77_214274, whole genome shotgun sequence genome is shown below.
tgtgttgcatgaacctctccagccacagcaagTCAATCCACAAGAGCATTCATGTACTGAAAGAGGGGTTCCAGAAGCTTCAAGTCAAAAACCAAGACTGGGTCAAAAAACTCTCCCAATCCAAGGAACTAAAGGGTTGGATGATGTCGAGCTAAAACAGGACTATTCATTCTCTtagtggttgttgttgttgttgttgtattgTTAATTGTCCCATGATTGTTTGGATTCTTTTAGAAAGTCTTACAAAAGtctttcagttccatctttgTTGTAAAATTGAAAGGAGGAAGATATccaacacaggctcctcatggactccATGTAGGAGAGAATTGGCAGCCAGGATGgtacaaaaacctctcagagactcagtgtggGAAGGAAACACCTTAAAAGTACCTAAATGTATTCCTAAATCAataaagtaccttaaaaaccttgagtatctcaaggcattaatgagccccacttagtgtcagtacaaagctctcaggggactcattaaagcagataaatGGAGCAATGATTGCAAAactctcacagagtctgtattAAAATGGAAACACCAAGAACCCTAAAATAACAGGAGTACCctgaagcattaatgagccaCACTGAGTGTggttactgacaaagcctctctAGGGACTAATTGTcgcagataattggaggccatgattgcaaAAActtctcagagactccaaggcaaaagccaaacccaaagtcctttgaaaaacctgcagtccctgcagggagcatcaAAGACCCCCAGGGCCAttgctgagcaaggctccccagggactccttccagcagatccttgaggccactggcATGTGGGCTATgggaggatgctgagggcaggacaaggggctgacagtgcccagcctggctggggctgtgccaggaggccccagtgcctaaggacaaggtgtctcctcagcccttggtggcatagaccctgctgctctgccccaaggcaccaagacttggcttctctttgtccccacctgtcatcactgcctccagttctctgctctgcctggggcctggggacactttctcagtggtgtccctcactgggacccattaaaagtccaagaaagtttggagttggattctgacttggagttctggagaggtttcttcagctccctctcagggactgatgttcagggcctgaacacaaagccccagaggctcattaaagtccttgtgctgtgtctgtgctgctgagctgggctgggttccttgcacagaggcagctcctggtaaccaagaagagcttcaaaagcacatttctcttgatgagcatCTCTtcttccagcccagcagggctggggcactgcctgcagccaccccgggcacagcacagaggcacagagagcttcaatcagtcagggctgggaaggtgctgagaagtgcctgggggagaatcactgccagcccttggcacaggagcttctggctgcaggacaatgcagctgcagctcctggagccatctcctaaagctggaacatcccaatgcctacagaccctgtgagtacattctctgattgtctcttgtgcagagcagccaggggtgcccagggctgtcctgcagagcagggtcctgcagcccagggtgctgtgctgggacagggactctgctgcctgccagggacagctctcagccagccctggcagctgctcccagcgctGGTGAAAAGCTGTGAGGGGAAGgagccaccctgagcagggcaggggctgctgctgagaggggctgggtggggcagggctgcccccagctgcagaccagcctgggcacagctccagagggCACTTCCCAAGGACGGTAAACCTGGGATTGCTGTAAAGATCTGGAGCTTTCCTGAGAGTTTTTTCAATTTCCTACTTGGAGAAGGATGGAAAAGTTGGGATGAtgacaaaaagattttttcattttatacatttttcatatatttttagcACTATAAATTACTATTACATAATTATGAATCTTTAATCCTTATTTAGGTCTATTAAACTGTTGATGAACTCTATTACTATTATATACTTCTATAAGTATAGTCCTGTATTTACTCTATTATTTTCCCTAagctttttctttgattttagaaaaataagctGGTTGTCTAAATGCATTCCtgaaatacatataatataCAATACATATAGTATCCTGTAAAGTCTTACTATCAGGAAGAGGACCTACAagaacattttggtttttgagCAGAATGTGAGCAGTCATAACAAAAATTGAAGGCAAAGATACCCTTGGACTTACTCCAATGGATGGAGCCAGGGGTATGTAACTGGGGTAAGTGAATCTCCTATTGGAGGTTCctgttaaattttctttattaatcaACCTTAATAAATTGTGTAAATCAGGGCCCGGGTGTGCCCCATTCCCACTGGGACACCTGGAAGCTTCCAATTATTGTCTGGTTTTTACTTTACTGTTCTAACACTTGTAGcaagggtttgttttttgggttttttttcgcTTTTGATTATAAAAAACAAGGGGATGAGAGAAGCAGAACAGGAATTgtaatcccagaatcacagaacattcCGAGTTGAAAGGGACACACTGGATCATCAAAGGAATGTTTGAACATTTACAGGGACTGCAGAACCGTAAATTAAGCTGGTCAttctctctgctgggagcctcccAAAGggccctcagccactcctcagccctggacagcagcagcatcacctttgcagggcccagcagggctctcctgagctgcccttgcccagctgcacacagagcctgccccagccagggccctgcacacaggcaggTTTCTGTAGAGCCCCGgccagggcacacaggctgggatgagctctgtgagcactggcagggacaaggctccTCTCAGGAGGGAatgtccaggcccagggagatgctcagggaaggagagggggctGAAGAGAGCATTGCTGGGGGCAGGATGAGGGCACTGTTGGTGtgtgggaggtgctgggcacaggtggggaTGGGAACACTGTCCTGAGTGCCCGgctgtctctgccctgccctcttAGGCACAGCACCACAACATCTTCTCTTGGTTCTGCAGTGCCCTGATATTGTCACTGttatctgctgctctcagggaggctctggcatttgcagcagctgagtcAGGCTCTGCCCTAGGCATTCCTGCCAGGCAGGGGTGtgtccatgggaatggggtgtCCAAGCTtccctggcacctgtggggctgtgagcaAAGCAGTccatgggaaaggggaatgagCTGAGCCCTATCCCTGAGATCCCAtcatgggcacagccagggatctCCGTGCTGTGCCCTTCCAAGCTCTGAGTTGCCCTCCTGGGTACaaatctgtgccagagcctctggGAGTTCCCTGAATGTCCCAcggggaagggcagagctgccagagctgaggaaatgctgttGGGTTTGCCAAGGGAGCCGTGAGTGTCCTTGGCACAAGGGGGTGCTGAGACCTTGCCCAGAGACCTTGAGAGAGGGTGAGACATTCAgggatccctctgctctgggcagggtctgGTATATCCCAGGGTGACCCAGGAGTGTGATTGTGCTCTGATTGCAGCCAAAGGTGCAAAGGCAGTTGGGAACAAGCCCATGCAGCTCTTCACCTTCCCTCAGGCACAGGGAATCCTTTGCCTCTCTCATCTCTCAGTGAGAAACTCTGAGTGCAACAAAAATGCTGGGGATTTCTGACCTCAGAGAGCCAGGAATGATGTGGGtaggaaaaaattccttaaacCAGCTCCTGCCATCCATGTCCTAAAAAACTAGGAGTGCAGATGCTACCAAGCCAGTCTTCCTTCTGAGTGATTCCCCTGACCAATCCTGAATATCCAGCCTTGTCCCTCTGCCCCATGGCCACAAAtccagggcagtggggcagggatggctcctTGAGAGCCCCCATGCacaggcctggctgctcctggcacactCAGCCAGCACAACTGGAGCTCAGGCAGGGACCTGGGTGAAGcttttcccagagcagggacaaaGATGGATGAGTCCCAGTGGGACAGGCTACAGGGAATGGCCCAGGTTTGGCTCCAAGCAGCCTCTCCTGACTTGTCACTGTCCTTTCTCCATGAACAGGTCCCCATGTGCAGCtccagcaaatgtccaacagcagctccatcaggcacttcctcctgctgccattggcagacacgcggcagctgcagctcctgcacttctgcctcttgctgggcatctccctggctgccctcctgggcaacggcctcatcatcagtgccgtagcctgcagccaccacctgcacacacccatgttcttcttcctgctcaacctggccctcagcgacctgggctccatctgcaccactgtccccaaagccatgcacaattccctctgggacaccacgaacatctcctactcaggatgtgctgctcagctctttttctttgtgttcttcatctcagcagagtATTTCCTCCTGACCGtcatgtgctatgaccgctatgtgtccatctgcaaacccctgcactacagtaccctcctgggcagcagagcttgtgcccacatggcagcagctgcctgggccagtggctttctcaatgctctgctgcacacagccaacacattttccctgcccctgtgccatggcaatgccctgtgtcagttcttctgtgaaatcccacagatcctcaagctctcctgttCACACTCAAAACTCAGGGAACTGGGGCTTCTTGCTGTTACTGTCTTTTTGgtatttggttgttttgtgttcattattttctcctatgtgcagatcttcagggctgtgctgaggatcccctctgagcaggggtggcacaaagccttttccacctgcctccctcacctggctgtggtctctTTGTTTGTCAGCACCGGTACCTTttcctacctgaagcccccctccatctcctccccatccctggatctggtcctgtcagttctgtactcggtggtgcctccagccctgaaccccctcatctacagcctgaggaaccacgaactcaaggctgcagtgtggagactgatgactggatggtttTAGGAACGTTAAACTTCTGGtcaatttctgcaaatcacttgtaataaaagtcatCTTCAATCATTCTTATTAGCTTCAGTGtgaaagtttgttttgtttgctttagctTTTTCCAATGGTCCACAAagaaatgtcattgtttgtgccatttctcattttgcttcCCTCCACCTTCCCTGTAGCCACAAACTTTGTCAATGAGGGGCTGCGCTGTTGGTGTCTTTAAAGGATTCaaaggatctcccagcagagttttctgcagagatgcccttttgttgccttctctggagctgcagcagcaatgtctgtgtgcagagctggggcagatcagggctggcccagcagctgtgcccagcagcagcagctcttggtgttgccagtgctgctgccgtggccctgccctgctgccctggtggccctggtgttgctgtagggcctgagtgctctcagggccaggcacagccctgggggtggcagtgccggggctgcagcagggacaggccatgggcactgctggggcagcgctggcgcctcaggccagggcctgggggctccaggctccttgcccaggctctctcaagaacacacccaggccagtgctcagcacagaaaagccccgtgagcagccccaggcaggccgtgggcaggctgggggcaaacagcatggctggggctctgcaagggccctgggggagacgggaaggagcagcagagcaggggctgatccatccccagtgcgctggacagcccagggcagcgtcccagagcatcctcatggagctgccaacagcatcccccctctgcaggcctggcctctcccc
Proteins encoded:
- the LOC135460654 gene encoding olfactory receptor 14A16-like — translated: MTLVMLWVLMPYWALGLLLIQIYRQGPHVQLQQMSNSSSIRHFLLLPLADTRQLQLLHFCLLLGISLAALLGNGLIISAVACSHHLHTPMFFFLLNLALSDLGSICTTVPKAMHNSLWDTTNISYSGCAAQLFFFVFFISAEYFLLTVMCYDRYVSICKPLHYSTLLGSRACAHMAAAAWASGFLNALLHTANTFSLPLCHGNALCQFFCEIPQILKLSCSHSKLRELGLLAVTVFLVFGCFVFIIFSYVQIFRAVLRIPSEQGWHKAFSTCLPHLAVVSLFVSTGTFSYLKPPSISSPSLDLVLSVLYSVVPPALNPLIYSLRNHELKAAVWRLMTGWF